The following is a genomic window from Bacteroidota bacterium.
ACGCCTACCGGATCCCGTCGACGTCGATGGAGGACACGCTGCTCGTGGGCGACTTCGTGTTCGTCTCGAAGCTCCACTACGGCCCGCGGGTCCTCGGCCGCCGCCTGCCGGGTTTTGGCGAGGTCGAGCGCGGCGACGTGATGGTGTTCCACTACCCGCCGGGCCTGGAGGCGCTCGACGACCGGACGCCCTACATCAAGCGCGTCGTCGGGCTGCCGGGCGACTCGGTGGTCATCGCCGACAAGGCCGTCCGCGCCGGCCCCGAGGCGGTGCCCGCGCCGCGCGAC
Proteins encoded in this region:
- the lepB gene encoding signal peptidase I, yielding MTPDSASMPLASPDASRPEADARAGAASGRATSGSVWPWVRVIAGAFVFALALRAFAFDAYRIPSTSMEDTLLVGDFVFVSKLHYGPRVLGRRLPGFGEVERGDVMVFHYPPGLEALDDRTPYIKRVVGLPGDSVVIADKAVRAGPEAVPAPRD